One genomic segment of Terrihabitans soli includes these proteins:
- a CDS encoding ATP-binding protein: MMRSGAASVRSNSVGQVALSKSRNRRFALSESTRRWLALSAITLFLGAICAGLVVQVLDMRERSLAGMSESLGHLAALMAQDLSRGASLGPDAQTIAIDFIRSAPAEASAFGRGFLISDPSGRILAAAGTGVGAMGGDLNAALGAGDALTTFGERAGVMTVTVPGGETVLATVRTLPAPFGQIALLQPVDHALAGWRRDAQIISLFLIGIGAVLAVFGMAFQWQAARARRADLINELVQRRVDTALTRGRSGLFDWDLVRGRVFWSRSMFELLGMEPQDDLIPFGKFQSVVHPGDIDLYELADELLRGETNVIDRAFRVRHSRGGWIWMRARAEVVRAANEAPRVVGICVNVTEERKLAERSATADLRLRDAVETISEAFVLWDADSRLVLCNSKFQQLYQLPDQAVRPGTPYEHVIATGRAPVVRTQIKPEGRPEEGARTYEAQIEDGRWLHINERRTKDGGFVSVGTDITSLKKHEEKLLDSEKRLTTRANELFKSRQAAEVQAQQLHDLAEKYAEQKAEAEKANTAKSEFLANMSHELRTPLNAIIGFSEIMTSGAFGPLGSAKYEEYCRDIGDSGQYLLDVINDILEMSRIESGHHPLRIEEVDLDATVLEALRVITPLSEEKGLALRAEAATGLIARADRRAIKQILLNLVSNAVKFTPPGGRVAVRLRQVGGGVNIYVEDTGIGIPKEALAKLGRPFEQVENQFTKTHKGSGLGLAIARSLVEMHDGTMRIRSSVGIGTVVLVRLPLQEVEAGEKAA, from the coding sequence ATGATGCGGTCCGGCGCGGCGTCCGTACGGTCGAATTCTGTTGGACAGGTTGCCCTGTCGAAAAGCCGCAACCGCCGATTCGCTCTTTCCGAATCCACGCGCCGCTGGCTGGCGCTCTCTGCCATCACACTCTTCCTCGGCGCGATCTGCGCGGGCCTTGTCGTCCAGGTCCTCGATATGCGCGAGCGCAGCCTCGCCGGCATGTCCGAGAGTCTCGGCCATCTCGCCGCTCTGATGGCGCAGGATCTGTCGCGGGGTGCATCCCTCGGTCCCGATGCGCAGACCATCGCCATCGACTTCATCCGCTCCGCGCCGGCCGAGGCATCGGCTTTCGGGCGCGGCTTTCTGATTTCCGATCCGTCGGGCCGCATCCTTGCGGCGGCGGGCACCGGCGTCGGCGCCATGGGCGGCGATCTCAATGCCGCGCTGGGCGCAGGCGATGCGCTGACGACGTTCGGCGAACGCGCCGGCGTGATGACGGTGACGGTGCCGGGCGGCGAGACGGTTCTTGCCACCGTCCGCACCCTCCCCGCGCCCTTCGGCCAGATCGCCCTTCTGCAGCCGGTCGACCATGCTCTGGCCGGCTGGCGGCGCGATGCGCAGATCATCTCGCTCTTTCTCATCGGCATCGGCGCGGTGCTTGCCGTGTTCGGCATGGCCTTCCAGTGGCAGGCCGCCCGCGCCCGCCGGGCCGATCTCATCAACGAACTTGTCCAGCGCCGGGTCGACACCGCGCTGACGCGCGGTCGCTCCGGCCTCTTCGATTGGGATCTCGTGCGCGGCCGGGTCTTCTGGTCGCGTTCGATGTTCGAGCTTCTCGGCATGGAGCCGCAGGACGATCTCATCCCCTTCGGCAAGTTTCAGTCGGTCGTCCATCCCGGCGATATCGACCTTTACGAACTCGCCGACGAGCTTCTGCGCGGCGAGACAAACGTCATCGACCGCGCCTTCCGTGTGCGCCATTCGCGCGGCGGCTGGATCTGGATGCGCGCCCGCGCTGAAGTCGTCCGCGCCGCCAATGAAGCGCCGCGCGTCGTCGGCATCTGCGTCAACGTTACTGAGGAGCGTAAACTGGCGGAGCGCAGCGCCACCGCCGATCTTCGCCTGCGCGATGCCGTCGAGACGATCTCGGAAGCCTTCGTCCTCTGGGACGCCGACAGCCGCCTCGTCCTTTGCAATTCGAAGTTCCAGCAACTCTATCAGCTGCCTGATCAGGCGGTGCGCCCCGGCACGCCTTATGAGCATGTCATCGCGACGGGCCGCGCCCCGGTCGTGCGCACCCAGATCAAGCCGGAAGGCCGGCCCGAGGAAGGCGCCCGCACCTATGAGGCGCAGATCGAGGATGGCCGCTGGCTGCACATCAACGAACGCCGCACCAAGGATGGCGGCTTCGTGTCGGTCGGCACCGACATCACCTCGCTGAAAAAGCACGAAGAAAAACTGCTCGACAGCGAAAAGCGCCTGACGACGCGCGCCAACGAACTCTTCAAATCGCGCCAGGCTGCCGAAGTGCAGGCCCAGCAGCTGCACGATCTCGCCGAAAAATATGCCGAGCAGAAAGCCGAGGCCGAGAAGGCCAATACGGCAAAATCGGAATTCCTTGCCAATATGAGCCATGAGCTCAGAACGCCGCTCAACGCCATTATCGGCTTCTCGGAAATCATGACCTCGGGCGCTTTCGGCCCGCTCGGCTCGGCGAAATACGAAGAATATTGCCGCGATATCGGCGATAGCGGCCAATATCTCCTCGACGTCATCAACGACATCCTCGAAATGTCGCGCATCGAAAGCGGCCATCATCCGCTGCGGATCGAAGAAGTCGATCTCGATGCGACGGTGCTCGAAGCGCTGCGCGTCATCACGCCCCTTTCCGAGGAAAAGGGCCTCGCGCTCCGCGCCGAAGCTGCGACCGGCCTCATCGCCCGCGCCGACCGGAGAGCCATCAAGCAGATCCTCCTCAACCTCGTCTCCAACGCGGTCAAATTCACCCCGCCCGGCGGGCGCGTTGCGGTGCGTCTGCGCCAGGTCGGCGGCGGCGTGAATATCTATGTCGAGGATACCGGCATCGGCATTCCGAAAGAGGCGCTCGCCAAACTCGGACGGCCGTTCGAACAGGTCGAGAACCAGTTCACCAAGACGCACAAAGGCTCGGGCCTCGGCCTCGCCATCGCGCGCTCGCTTGTCGAGATGCATGACGGGACGATGCGCATCCGCTCGTCCGTCGGCATCGGTACGGTCGTTCTTGTCCGCCTGCCGCTGCAGGAAGTGGAAGCCGGCGAGAAAGCCGCCTAG
- a CDS encoding bifunctional [glutamine synthetase] adenylyltransferase/[glutamine synthetase]-adenylyl-L-tyrosine phosphorylase → MTLLADIKTGPVATGDGQKKLADFLGGQGELASLVKTNSVAGELFAGIAEGSGFLWQLLTSDPVRAANLLNEAPEAARDRILGAVRSEHATDETELMRKLRKAKQEMALLTALADLGGVWDVPHVTQALSNLADAALSASLRFLLGAEITSGKYKGDASDPEKGSGLIVLAMGKHGARELNYSSDIDLIVFYEPMISPVAEGVEATPFFVRLVQRLTKIMQERTGGGYVFRTDLRLRPDPGSTQVAITTAAALSYYESVGQNWERAAMLKARPCAGDIPAGEAFLKELTPFIWRKHLDYAAIADIHAMKRQIHAHRGHGTIAIEGHNIKLGRGGIREVEFFVQTQQLVAGGRNPALRVRGTEEALAALNKQGWIDQAAENDLVIAYRFLRGIEHRLQMVADEQTHSLPLDPAAMERFAHFAGYETRDDLAAALQRTLERVQSHYVHLFEDAPALDVSAGSLVFTGDEDDPETLATLRNLGFADPVQASALIRGWHHGRVPATRSARARELLTELVPALLAAVGKTSDPNYALLVFDRVLGRLPAGVEFFAILRSNPDFLGLLADALGTAPHLAGTVARRPHVLDSVFEPAFFSRLPTDEELEQRLEHTLSEATDYEDLLNRARIFGQEQRVLIGMRVLSGMVGADRAGDAFARLADILLRRLHGVVEDELAKTHGRMPGGNSTVMAMGKLGGREMTAASDLDLILIYEHPEGDLQSDGERPLAPSQYYARLTQRLVAALSAPTSEGTLYEVDLRLRPSGRAGPLATRLAAFVTYQAAEAWTWEHMALTRGRAVSGSDDFRAIVETEIVRVLTQKSDRTKIATDVREMRTKLATEKGETNPWDIKFAKGGLVDLEFLAQFLQLVHAHEHKDLLNTSTFNVLESALRLSLIGTEDWEVLRGATQLQHNLTQILRLCLSGPFEPEKAGGGVKALLARAGNAPDFASLDADLRRVQNEVRAIFERLVSA, encoded by the coding sequence GTGACGCTTCTTGCCGACATCAAGACGGGCCCTGTTGCGACCGGCGATGGGCAGAAGAAGCTTGCGGATTTTCTCGGCGGGCAGGGCGAGCTCGCGTCACTGGTGAAGACCAATTCCGTCGCCGGAGAGCTTTTTGCCGGCATTGCCGAAGGCTCGGGCTTTCTCTGGCAGCTTCTGACCTCCGATCCGGTGCGCGCCGCAAACCTTTTGAATGAGGCGCCGGAAGCGGCGCGCGACCGCATTCTCGGTGCGGTGCGCAGCGAGCACGCCACGGACGAAACCGAGCTGATGCGAAAGCTCCGCAAGGCCAAGCAGGAAATGGCGCTGCTGACAGCGCTTGCCGATCTCGGCGGCGTCTGGGATGTGCCGCATGTCACGCAGGCATTGTCCAATCTTGCCGACGCCGCGCTTTCGGCCTCACTGCGTTTTCTGCTCGGCGCGGAAATTACCAGCGGCAAATACAAAGGGGATGCGAGCGACCCGGAAAAGGGCTCAGGCCTCATCGTGCTCGCGATGGGCAAGCACGGCGCGCGCGAGCTGAACTATTCCTCCGATATCGATCTCATCGTTTTCTACGAGCCGATGATCTCGCCTGTCGCCGAAGGCGTCGAGGCAACGCCGTTCTTCGTGCGCCTTGTGCAGCGGTTGACCAAGATCATGCAGGAGCGGACGGGCGGCGGTTATGTCTTCCGCACCGATCTGCGGCTTCGGCCCGATCCCGGCTCGACGCAGGTCGCGATCACGACGGCGGCCGCGCTGTCTTATTACGAGAGCGTCGGCCAGAACTGGGAACGCGCCGCGATGCTGAAAGCGCGGCCCTGCGCCGGAGACATTCCGGCCGGGGAGGCGTTTCTGAAAGAGCTGACGCCCTTCATCTGGCGCAAGCATCTCGATTACGCCGCCATTGCCGACATTCATGCGATGAAGCGGCAGATCCATGCGCATCGCGGCCATGGCACGATTGCGATCGAAGGTCACAACATCAAGCTTGGCCGCGGCGGCATCCGCGAGGTCGAATTCTTCGTCCAGACCCAGCAACTCGTCGCGGGCGGCCGTAATCCCGCGTTGCGCGTGCGCGGCACGGAAGAGGCGCTCGCCGCCCTGAACAAACAGGGCTGGATCGACCAGGCGGCGGAGAACGATCTCGTCATTGCCTATCGCTTCCTGCGCGGCATCGAACACCGGCTGCAGATGGTCGCCGACGAGCAGACCCATTCGCTGCCGCTCGACCCGGCCGCAATGGAGCGTTTTGCGCATTTTGCCGGATACGAGACACGCGACGACCTTGCCGCGGCGCTGCAGAGAACGCTTGAGCGCGTGCAATCGCATTATGTGCATCTCTTCGAAGACGCGCCGGCGCTCGATGTTTCTGCCGGAAGCCTTGTCTTCACCGGGGATGAGGACGACCCGGAGACGCTCGCGACCCTGCGCAATCTCGGCTTTGCCGATCCGGTGCAGGCGTCCGCGCTGATCCGCGGCTGGCATCACGGCCGCGTGCCGGCGACGCGCTCGGCGCGGGCGCGTGAATTGCTCACAGAGCTTGTACCGGCGCTTCTTGCCGCTGTCGGCAAGACGAGCGATCCGAACTATGCGCTTCTCGTGTTCGACCGCGTGCTGGGCCGTCTTCCGGCGGGCGTCGAATTCTTTGCGATCCTGCGTTCCAATCCCGATTTCCTCGGCCTTCTGGCCGATGCGCTCGGCACCGCGCCGCATCTGGCCGGGACCGTTGCGCGGCGTCCGCATGTCCTCGACAGCGTCTTCGAGCCGGCCTTCTTCTCGCGCCTGCCGACGGATGAAGAGCTCGAACAGCGGCTCGAACACACGCTGAGCGAGGCGACCGATTACGAAGACCTTCTGAACCGCGCCCGCATTTTCGGACAGGAACAGCGCGTTCTCATCGGCATGCGGGTTCTGTCGGGCATGGTCGGCGCCGACCGGGCGGGCGATGCGTTCGCACGGCTCGCCGATATTCTGCTGCGCCGTCTGCATGGCGTCGTCGAAGATGAGCTTGCCAAGACGCATGGCCGGATGCCCGGCGGCAATTCGACCGTGATGGCGATGGGCAAGCTCGGCGGCCGCGAAATGACCGCCGCCTCCGATCTCGATCTCATCCTGATCTACGAACACCCTGAGGGCGATCTTCAGTCCGACGGCGAAAGGCCGCTGGCGCCCAGCCAGTATTATGCGCGCCTGACGCAGCGGCTCGTTGCGGCGCTGTCAGCCCCGACGAGCGAAGGCACGCTCTACGAAGTCGATCTGCGTCTCCGGCCCTCCGGACGCGCCGGTCCACTGGCAACGCGCCTCGCGGCGTTTGTCACCTATCAGGCCGCAGAAGCCTGGACCTGGGAGCATATGGCGCTGACGCGCGGCCGCGCCGTCTCCGGCAGCGATGATTTCCGCGCAATCGTCGAAACGGAGATCGTCCGGGTTCTGACGCAAAAATCCGATCGCACCAAGATCGCGACGGATGTGCGCGAGATGCGCACAAAGCTTGCGACGGAGAAGGGCGAGACGAACCCCTGGGACATCAAATTCGCCAAAGGCGGGCTCGTCGATCTCGAATTCCTCGCCCAGTTCCTGCAGCTCGTGCACGCGCATGAGCATAAGGACCTTTTGAACACCTCGACCTTCAATGTTCTGGAATCCGCGTTGCGTCTGAGCCTCATCGGCACCGAGGATTGGGAGGTGCTGCGCGGCGCAACGCAGCTGCAGCACAATCTGACGCAGATTTTGCGGCTGTGCCTGTCGGGACCGTTCGAGCCGGAAAAAGCCGGCGGGGGGGTGAAGGCGCTTCTGGCGCGTGCCGGCAATGCCCCGGACTTCGCCTCGCTCGATGCCGATCTGAGGCGCGTTCAGAACGAGGTTCGCGCGATCTTCGAGCGTCTGGTCTCGGCCTAG
- a CDS encoding sensor histidine kinase, whose amino-acid sequence MTALVKLFRTTAFKLALGLLAVFILAAGLGLGYVVWQSGRAIQQQAAHLVDTETTSLLERYSAAGFLGMLSAIDERARQPGSFLYIVTAPNGQPITGNVATLPQNVLDKPGVRETEYTRLGANDGEATPALVRVERLPNGSRLLVGRELTERKRFAEILASTLLGGLALVIVVGLGGGLILARRVLVRLDAMTDTGRTIMAGDLSGRLPVSGSGDEFDRLADTTNQMLERIGELMAGLRQVTDDVAHDLKTPLTRLRNRAEEALRTAKTDEDYRSTLDGVIAESDDLIRIFNTMLLIARAESGAARESMSALDATELVESMAELYEPSAEEAGLALKVKAQPGLTVHGNRELIGQALANLIDNAVKYGSAADQKGEIEVSVEGLGERVRFTVADRGQGIAADDRGKVLERFVRLEESRTQPGSGLGLSLANAIARLHGGTLELADNKPGLRVVLDLPREASL is encoded by the coding sequence GTGACGGCGCTCGTTAAGCTCTTCCGCACCACCGCCTTCAAACTGGCGCTCGGCCTTCTGGCGGTGTTCATTCTCGCGGCGGGCCTCGGCCTCGGCTATGTCGTCTGGCAATCGGGCCGCGCCATCCAGCAGCAGGCGGCGCATCTCGTCGATACCGAAACGACCAGCCTTCTCGAACGCTACAGCGCCGCCGGTTTCCTCGGCATGCTGTCGGCCATCGACGAGCGGGCGCGGCAGCCCGGCTCCTTCCTCTACATCGTCACCGCGCCGAACGGCCAGCCGATCACCGGCAATGTCGCGACCCTGCCGCAAAACGTTCTCGACAAACCGGGCGTGCGCGAAACCGAATATACGCGCCTTGGCGCAAACGACGGCGAGGCGACGCCCGCGCTCGTGCGGGTCGAGCGCCTACCGAACGGCTCGCGGCTTCTCGTCGGCCGCGAATTGACCGAGCGCAAACGCTTCGCCGAAATCCTTGCCTCGACGCTGCTCGGCGGTCTGGCGCTCGTCATTGTCGTCGGCCTTGGCGGCGGTCTCATCCTGGCGCGGCGCGTTCTCGTGCGCCTCGATGCGATGACCGATACCGGCCGCACCATTATGGCCGGCGATCTGTCGGGACGGCTGCCGGTCTCGGGCTCCGGTGACGAATTCGACCGCCTGGCCGATACGACAAATCAGATGCTGGAGCGCATCGGCGAGCTGATGGCGGGCCTGCGCCAAGTGACGGACGATGTGGCGCACGATCTGAAAACGCCGCTCACGCGCCTTCGCAACCGTGCGGAAGAAGCGTTGCGCACCGCCAAGACCGATGAGGATTACCGCTCGACGCTCGACGGGGTGATCGCGGAATCCGACGATCTCATCCGCATCTTCAACACCATGCTGCTGATCGCCCGTGCCGAATCGGGCGCGGCGCGCGAAAGCATGTCGGCGCTCGATGCCACCGAACTCGTGGAAAGCATGGCCGAACTCTACGAACCCTCCGCTGAAGAAGCGGGCCTTGCGCTGAAAGTGAAGGCGCAGCCGGGACTGACGGTGCACGGCAATCGCGAACTGATCGGCCAGGCACTAGCAAACCTCATCGACAATGCCGTGAAATACGGCAGCGCCGCCGATCAGAAGGGCGAGATCGAAGTGTCGGTCGAGGGCCTCGGTGAGCGCGTGCGCTTTACCGTCGCCGATCGCGGGCAGGGCATTGCCGCGGATGACAGGGGCAAGGTGCTTGAGCGTTTCGTCCGGCTCGAGGAAAGCCGCACGCAGCCGGGCTCAGGTCTTGGCCTCAGCCTTGCGAATGCCATTGCGCGCCTGCATGGCGGCACGCTCGAACTTGCCGATAACAAACCGGGCCTTCGCGTCGTGCTCGACCTGCCGCGCGAGGCCTCGCTGTGA